From Syngnathoides biaculeatus isolate LvHL_M chromosome 19, ASM1980259v1, whole genome shotgun sequence, a single genomic window includes:
- the gjd4 gene encoding gap junction delta-4 protein gives MAGSSTSEIIFISISHSITLIGKVWFIVMIFLRVLILILAGYPLYQDEQERFVCNTIQPGCANVCYDMFSPISLFRFWLVQLITLSLPYIIFTIYVIHKVSNGLTVAVSSTGPGETVQLCKMQQELLIKTAGKRKSSRMERGSVRYFTGAYILQLMLRTFLEAGFGAAHYYMFGFYIPRRFLCQHPPCTTQVDCYISRPTEKTVMLNFMLGVAALSLFLNALDFVCAIKRSVRLKRRRKVLEIVYEEEHNFLGTSNSNSSLSRQTREINSEPLSCNTNGNNGYSASLEEALQREGDGRALCPLEPTGTPKAICVNKRSRLKPPPPPRRDLGVLPRPSRDEPTATGACAKRIGQYTLVELGSGAELSNDEGQEKRSEWV, from the exons ATGGCGGGATCCAGTACATCGGAAATCATCTTTATCTCCATAAGTCACAGCATCACCTTAATAG GAAAAGTGTGGTTCATCGTGATGATCTTTCTGCgcgtcctcatcctcatccttgCTGGTTACCCTCTCTACCAGGATGAACAGGAACGATTTGTATGCAACACCATTCAACCAGGCTGTGCCAACGTGTGCTATGACATGTTTTCTCCGATATCCCTTTTCCGCTTCTGGCTGGTACAACTCATCACCTTAAGTCTGCCGTACATCATCTTTACAATCTATGTGATCCATAAGGTGTCAAATGGCCTCACCGTAGCCGTGAGCTCCACGGGTCCAGGTGAAACTGTTCAGCTGTGTAAGATGCAGCAAGAGCTGCTCATCAAGACAGCTGGAAAAAGGAAGTCCTCGAGAATGGAGAGGGGGTCGGTCCGATACTTCACAGGTGCATACATACTTCAATTGATGTTACGGACATTTCTGGAGGCTGGATTTGGAGCTGCTCACTACTACATGTTTGGGTTCTACATCCCCAGGAGGTTTCTGTGTCAGCATCCTCCATGCACCACCCAGGTGGACTGCTACATCTCCAGACCCACTGAGAAGACTGTGATGCTCAACTTTATGCTTGGTGTGGCGGCCCTATCTCTCTTCCTAAATGCTCTGGATTTTGTTTGTGCTATCAAGCGCTCCGTAAGgctgaagaggaggagaaaagtcTTGGAGATTGTTTATGAGGAGGAGCACAATTTCCTGGGGACCTCGAATTCAAATTCTTCCTTGAGTCGTCAAACTCGGGAAATAAATTCTG AACCTCTGAGCTGCAACACCAATGGAAACAATGGCTACTCTGCTTCCCTCGAAGAGGCTCTTCAGAGGGAAGGTGACGGGCGGGCTCTCTGTCCCTTAGAGCCGACGGGGACTCCCAAAGCCATTTGTGTTAACAAACGCAGCAGGCTcaaaccaccaccaccacccaggCGGGACCTTGGGGTGTTACCACGACCCAGCAGAGATGAACCCACAGCAACAGGAGCCTGTGCAAAGAGGATTGGTCAGTACACTTTGGTGGAGCTGGGCAGTGGTGCAGAACTATCTAATGATGAAGGTCAGGAGAAAAGATCCGAGTGGGTGTGA